Proteins from one Bacteroides mediterraneensis genomic window:
- a CDS encoding efflux RND transporter permease subunit, translated as MKLDKFINRPVLSTVISILIVILGVIGLATLPVTQYPDIAPPTVSVRATYTGANAQTVLNSVIAPLEDQINGVENMMYIQSSASNNGSADISVYFNQGTDPDMAAVNVQNRVSMAQGLLPAEVTKVGVTTQKRQNSMLLIFSLYDAEDKYNIEFIENYAKINLIPEIQRVKGVGDANVMGQDYSMRIWLKPDIMAQYNLVPADISNALAEQNIEAAPGQFGERGNQTFQYTIRYKGRLQQTEEFEDIVIKALPDGEVLRLGDVARIELGRLAYTFNNTVNGHKAVTCIVFQMAGTNATETINNLLDVISKAEESLPAGLKINVAQNANDFLYASIHEVIKTLIEAFILVFIVVYVFLQDMRSTLIPAIAIPVALIATFFVLKLIGFSVNLLTLSAMVLAIAIVVDDAIVVVEGVHAKLDQGYKSSREASIDAMSELGGALVSITLVMMSVFIPVSFMGGTAGTFYRQFGITMAISIAFSALNALTLSPALCALFLKPHDSEHKPKKMSMIDRFHASFNAAYDSLLKSYKKRVVFFIHKKWLSMGLVVASIVLLIFFMKITPTGMVPNEDTGTIMGAVTLPPGTSQERAMEVLAKVDSLVAAEPAVQSRTIISGYSFIGGQGPSYGSVIIKLKDWEERSLMQNSDIIYATLFMRAQKVIKDAQVLFFAPPMIPGYSVSSDIELNMQDKTGGSLDHFFEVVNSYTAALEARPEINSAKTTFNPSFPQYQLDIDAAACKKAGISPSDILSTMQGYFGGLYASNFNRFGKMYRVMIQAEPDATKNMESLNGVKVRGSNGEMAPITQFVSLKKVYGPDIISRFNLYTSMKVMVAPASGYTSGQALQAIAEVAKENLPTGFGYELGGMAREEASSSGSTTGIIFVLCFVFVYLLLSAQYESYILPLAVLLSVPFGLMGSFIFVNGFGALGSIPALKMIVGSMSNDIYMQIALIMLMGLLAKNAILIVEFALDRRKQGMSISWAAVLGAAARLRPILMTSLAMIVGLLPLMFAFGVGAHGNRTLGSSAIGGMLIGMILQIFIVPVLFVIFQWLQEKVKPMEWDSLDESEVESEIEQYSPNTHK; from the coding sequence ATGAAACTAGATAAATTTATTAACCGTCCGGTGCTGTCAACGGTAATCTCTATCTTGATAGTCATTTTGGGTGTGATTGGTCTGGCTACTTTGCCGGTTACACAATATCCGGACATCGCGCCTCCTACCGTATCGGTAAGAGCTACTTATACAGGTGCGAACGCACAGACTGTATTGAACTCAGTGATTGCTCCGCTGGAAGACCAGATTAACGGTGTGGAAAACATGATGTACATTCAGTCCAGTGCATCCAACAATGGTTCTGCTGATATCAGCGTATATTTTAACCAGGGTACCGACCCGGATATGGCGGCGGTCAACGTTCAGAACCGTGTCTCTATGGCACAGGGTCTGTTGCCGGCCGAAGTAACCAAAGTCGGTGTGACAACGCAGAAACGTCAGAACTCTATGTTGTTGATTTTCTCTTTGTATGATGCGGAAGATAAATACAACATTGAGTTTATTGAAAACTACGCTAAGATTAACTTGATTCCGGAAATTCAGCGTGTGAAAGGTGTGGGTGATGCCAACGTGATGGGGCAGGACTATTCTATGCGTATCTGGTTGAAGCCGGATATCATGGCACAATATAATCTGGTGCCGGCAGATATCTCCAATGCTTTGGCCGAACAGAACATTGAAGCGGCTCCGGGACAGTTTGGTGAACGTGGTAACCAGACTTTCCAGTACACTATCCGTTACAAAGGACGTCTGCAGCAGACGGAAGAATTTGAAGACATCGTTATCAAGGCTCTGCCCGACGGTGAAGTGCTTCGCTTGGGAGATGTGGCACGTATTGAGCTGGGTCGTCTGGCCTATACCTTTAATAATACGGTAAACGGTCATAAGGCTGTAACTTGTATCGTGTTCCAGATGGCAGGAACCAACGCTACGGAAACCATCAACAACCTGTTGGATGTAATCAGTAAGGCAGAAGAAAGCTTGCCTGCCGGTTTGAAGATTAATGTGGCACAGAATGCCAACGACTTCTTGTATGCGTCTATTCACGAAGTTATCAAGACTTTGATCGAGGCATTTATCCTGGTGTTCATTGTAGTGTATGTCTTCTTGCAGGATATGCGTTCTACCTTGATTCCGGCCATTGCCATTCCGGTAGCTTTGATTGCGACGTTCTTCGTCTTGAAACTGATTGGCTTTAGTGTAAACTTGCTGACCCTGTCGGCGATGGTGCTGGCCATTGCGATTGTGGTCGATGATGCGATTGTGGTGGTGGAAGGTGTCCATGCGAAACTGGACCAGGGATATAAATCTTCCCGTGAGGCTTCCATTGACGCCATGAGCGAACTGGGTGGTGCATTGGTTTCCATTACATTGGTCATGATGTCCGTGTTTATCCCGGTAAGTTTCATGGGTGGTACAGCCGGTACATTCTACCGTCAGTTCGGTATCACCATGGCGATTTCTATTGCCTTCTCTGCATTGAACGCGTTGACTTTGTCACCGGCCTTGTGTGCCCTCTTCCTGAAACCGCATGATTCCGAACATAAGCCGAAGAAGATGAGCATGATCGATCGTTTCCATGCTTCCTTCAATGCAGCCTATGATTCATTGCTGAAGAGTTATAAGAAACGTGTGGTATTCTTTATCCATAAGAAATGGCTGTCAATGGGACTGGTAGTTGCTTCTATTGTGCTGTTGATTTTCTTTATGAAGATTACCCCGACAGGTATGGTGCCGAACGAAGATACAGGTACTATCATGGGTGCCGTGACATTGCCTCCTGGAACTTCACAGGAACGAGCCATGGAAGTATTGGCCAAGGTAGACAGCCTGGTAGCTGCAGAACCTGCCGTTCAGTCACGTACTATCATCTCCGGTTATAGTTTCATCGGTGGTCAGGGACCTTCTTACGGTTCTGTCATCATCAAGCTGAAAGACTGGGAAGAGCGTTCATTGATGCAGAATTCAGATATTATTTATGCGACTCTGTTCATGCGTGCGCAGAAAGTCATCAAGGATGCACAGGTATTGTTCTTTGCTCCTCCGATGATTCCGGGTTACTCTGTATCAAGTGATATCGAGTTGAACATGCAGGATAAGACCGGTGGTAGCTTGGATCACTTCTTTGAAGTGGTGAACAGTTATACCGCAGCCTTGGAAGCACGTCCGGAAATCAACTCTGCGAAGACCACCTTCAACCCGAGCTTCCCGCAGTATCAGCTGGATATCGATGCGGCAGCTTGTAAGAAGGCGGGTATCAGTCCGAGTGACATCCTTTCTACCATGCAGGGATACTTCGGTGGTCTGTACGCATCTAACTTCAACCGTTTCGGTAAGATGTACCGTGTAATGATTCAGGCTGAACCGGATGCCACCAAGAACATGGAATCGCTGAATGGCGTGAAAGTGCGTGGAAGCAACGGAGAAATGGCGCCTATCACGCAGTTCGTCAGCTTGAAGAAAGTATATGGCCCGGATATCATCAGCCGTTTCAACCTGTACACTTCTATGAAGGTGATGGTGGCTCCGGCTTCCGGATATACGTCAGGTCAGGCTTTGCAGGCCATTGCAGAAGTGGCTAAGGAAAACCTGCCGACCGGATTTGGTTACGAGCTGGGAGGTATGGCGCGTGAGGAGGCTTCTTCAAGCGGCAGTACGACAGGTATCATCTTTGTGCTCTGTTTTGTATTCGTGTACCTGTTGCTGAGTGCCCAGTATGAAAGTTACATCCTTCCGCTGGCCGTATTGCTTTCCGTACCGTTCGGTTTGATGGGTAGCTTTATCTTTGTCAACGGATTCGGTGCATTGGGTAGCATCCCGGCCTTGAAGATGATTGTCGGTTCCATGTCAAACGATATCTACATGCAGATTGCCTTGATTATGTTGATGGGTCTGTTGGCAAAGAACGCCATCTTGATTGTAGAGTTCGCTCTCGACCGTCGTAAGCAGGGTATGAGTATCTCATGGGCTGCCGTACTGGGTGCCGCCGCTCGTCTGCGACCTATCTTGATGACTTCTTTGGCCATGATTGTCGGTTTGCTTCCGTTGATGTTTGCCTTCGGTGTAGGTGCTCACGGTAACCGTACATTGGGTTCTTCCGCTATCGGTGGTATGTTAATCGGTATGATTTTGCAGATTTTCATCGTTCCTGTATTGTTTGTCATCTTCCAGTGGCTGCAAGAAAAGGTTAAACCGATGGAATGGGATAGCCTCGATGAAAGCGAAGTAGAGTCTGAAATTGAACAGTATTCTCCTAATACGCATAAATAA
- a CDS encoding TolC family protein, producing MKKQIIGMMCLTAMMSSCHIYKAYDRPETIDASGIYRDPASATDTLASDTANMGNLPWKEVFRDAKLQALIEEGLANNVDMQAAALRVEEAKVMLTAAKLSYLPTINFTPQGTLSSFDKSKPTQTYQLPVSASWEIDLFGKILNAKRGQKVAYEQSKYSEQAVRSQIICGIANTYYSLLMLDRQVEITTETAAIYKENVRVMEAMKIAGMTTEAAVAQMRAASHQVEASLLDLKRQVRETENSLAVLLAKAPQPIDRSTLDEQVMPEELTAGVPMQLLENRPDVKMAEMTLASAYYTTNSARAAFYPGLNITGTAGWTNSAGMAVLNPGKLILNAVASLAQPIFNNGKLIANLKVSKAEEKIAQMNYQQTILEAGKEVSDALFLYDTQNKKLVEDRGQVEQLDKAVIYTKALFQSGDATYLEILTAQQNLLSAQLSEVSDNFQRMQAVINLYSALGGGRE from the coding sequence ATGAAAAAACAGATAATAGGAATGATGTGTCTGACTGCCATGATGAGCAGCTGCCACATTTATAAAGCTTACGACCGTCCGGAAACGATAGATGCCTCAGGCATCTATCGTGACCCGGCTTCGGCAACCGATACCTTGGCTTCGGACACAGCCAATATGGGAAATCTGCCTTGGAAGGAAGTGTTCCGTGATGCAAAACTGCAAGCCTTGATTGAAGAAGGGTTGGCCAACAACGTGGATATGCAGGCTGCTGCGCTTCGTGTAGAAGAAGCGAAAGTGATGCTGACTGCCGCAAAACTGTCTTACCTTCCCACTATAAACTTTACCCCTCAGGGGACGCTGAGCAGCTTTGACAAGTCGAAACCGACACAGACTTATCAGTTGCCGGTTTCTGCCAGCTGGGAAATCGATTTGTTTGGAAAAATCCTGAATGCGAAACGTGGTCAGAAAGTAGCTTACGAGCAGAGTAAGTATTCTGAACAGGCTGTACGCTCACAGATTATTTGCGGTATTGCCAATACCTATTACTCTTTGCTGATGCTCGACCGTCAGGTGGAAATCACGACTGAAACGGCCGCCATCTACAAGGAAAACGTACGGGTGATGGAAGCCATGAAGATTGCCGGTATGACTACCGAGGCTGCTGTAGCACAGATGCGTGCAGCCAGCCATCAGGTAGAGGCTTCTTTGCTCGACTTGAAACGTCAGGTGCGTGAAACGGAAAACTCACTGGCTGTCTTGCTGGCAAAGGCTCCGCAGCCTATCGACCGCAGTACATTGGATGAACAGGTGATGCCGGAAGAACTGACAGCCGGGGTTCCGATGCAGTTGTTGGAAAATCGTCCGGACGTGAAGATGGCCGAAATGACCTTGGCTTCTGCTTATTATACGACTAATTCGGCACGTGCAGCTTTCTATCCGGGACTGAATATCACGGGTACCGCCGGATGGACGAACAGTGCGGGAATGGCAGTGCTGAATCCGGGAAAACTAATTCTGAATGCGGTGGCTTCACTGGCTCAACCTATCTTCAACAACGGTAAGCTGATTGCCAACTTGAAAGTATCGAAGGCAGAAGAAAAGATTGCGCAGATGAATTACCAGCAGACGATTCTGGAAGCAGGTAAGGAAGTGAGCGACGCGTTGTTCCTGTACGACACGCAGAACAAGAAACTGGTGGAAGACCGTGGACAGGTGGAACAGCTGGATAAGGCAGTAATTTATACCAAGGCTTTGTTCCAGAGCGGGGATGCCACTTATCTGGAAATCCTGACCGCACAGCAGAACTTGTTGAGTGCCCAGCTGAGTGAAGTTTCCGACAATTTCCAGCGTATGCAGGCTGTCATCAACCTGTACAGCGCACTGGGTGGAGGAAGAGAATAA
- a CDS encoding NADP-dependent malic enzyme, with protein sequence MTKITKEAALLYHSQGKPGKIEVVPTKPYQTQRDLSLAYSPGVAEPCLEIQKNPDTAYDYTDKGNLVAVISNGTAVLGLGDIGAMSGKPVMEGKGLLFKIYAGIDVFDIEVNEKDPDKFIEAVKAIAPTFGGINLEDIKAPECFKIEQRLKEELDIPVMHDDQHGTAIISSAGLLNALEVAGKKIEDVKIVVNGAGASAVSCTKLYVSLGARLENIVMIDSKGVISKQRTDLNEQKKFFATDRTDIHTLAEAIKGADVFLGLSRGNVLTQDMVRSMASHPIVFALANPTPEISYEDAMASRPDVLMSTGRSDYPNQINNVIGFPYIFRGALDTRATAINEEMKLAAVRAIAGLAKKPVPDVVNEAYHVNNLTFGPEYFIPKPVDPRLITEVSMAVAKAAMESGVARKQITDWDEYKNHLKELMGQENKLTRQLYETARHNPQRVVFAEGIHPNMLKAAVEAKAEGICHPILLGNEERIEKLAKELDLSLEGIEIVNLRHDREAERRERYARILCEKRAREGANFQEANDKMFERNYFGMMMVETGEADAFVTGLYTKYSNTIKVAKEVIGIQPGYKHFGTMHILNSKKGTYFIADTLINRHPDTDTLIDIAKLSAKAVRFFNQEPVMAMLSYSNFGSDTEGSPAKVHEAVSQLHQEYPDLAIDGEMQVKFALNNALRDEKYPFTRLKGKEVNTLVFPNLSSANATYQLIQSMSETEVIGPIQMGLNKPIHFTDIESSVRDIVNITAIACIDAIVDKKKKAQ encoded by the coding sequence ATGACAAAAATAACCAAAGAAGCCGCTTTGCTTTACCATTCGCAAGGCAAACCGGGGAAAATCGAAGTAGTCCCCACGAAACCTTATCAGACGCAGAGGGATTTATCATTGGCCTACTCTCCCGGAGTAGCAGAACCCTGTCTGGAAATCCAGAAAAATCCGGATACAGCCTACGACTATACCGACAAAGGTAATCTGGTGGCTGTTATTTCCAATGGAACCGCCGTACTGGGATTGGGCGACATCGGCGCCATGAGCGGAAAACCCGTCATGGAAGGAAAAGGCCTGCTGTTTAAAATCTATGCCGGTATCGACGTGTTCGATATCGAAGTAAACGAAAAAGACCCCGACAAGTTCATCGAAGCTGTGAAGGCCATTGCCCCGACCTTTGGAGGTATCAACCTGGAAGACATCAAGGCGCCCGAGTGCTTCAAGATAGAACAGCGTTTGAAAGAAGAACTGGACATACCGGTGATGCACGACGACCAGCATGGTACAGCCATCATCTCCAGCGCCGGTCTGTTGAATGCGTTGGAAGTGGCAGGCAAGAAGATTGAAGACGTGAAAATCGTGGTCAACGGAGCCGGTGCTTCTGCCGTATCCTGCACGAAACTCTACGTCTCATTGGGTGCCCGTCTGGAAAACATTGTCATGATTGACAGCAAGGGAGTCATCTCCAAGCAACGTACCGATTTGAACGAACAGAAAAAATTCTTTGCAACCGACCGTACCGACATCCACACCTTGGCAGAAGCCATCAAAGGTGCCGATGTATTCCTCGGACTGTCCAGAGGAAACGTCCTGACACAGGATATGGTGCGCAGCATGGCCTCTCATCCGATTGTCTTCGCCTTGGCCAACCCTACTCCGGAAATCTCTTACGAAGATGCCATGGCTTCCCGCCCGGACGTATTGATGTCTACGGGCCGTTCCGACTATCCGAACCAAATCAACAACGTCATCGGATTCCCCTACATTTTCCGTGGTGCCCTCGATACCCGTGCCACAGCCATCAATGAAGAAATGAAACTGGCTGCCGTACGTGCCATCGCCGGACTGGCCAAGAAACCGGTGCCCGACGTGGTCAACGAAGCTTACCATGTGAACAACCTGACTTTCGGACCGGAATATTTCATCCCGAAACCAGTAGACCCGCGCCTGATTACCGAAGTCTCCATGGCCGTAGCCAAAGCTGCCATGGAATCCGGCGTAGCCCGCAAACAGATAACCGACTGGGACGAATACAAAAACCACCTGAAGGAACTGATGGGACAAGAGAACAAACTAACCCGCCAGCTGTATGAAACGGCCCGCCATAACCCACAGCGTGTGGTCTTTGCCGAAGGCATCCACCCCAATATGCTGAAGGCTGCCGTAGAAGCCAAGGCCGAAGGCATCTGTCACCCGATTCTGTTGGGCAACGAAGAACGTATCGAGAAACTGGCCAAAGAACTCGACCTGAGCCTGGAAGGCATTGAAATTGTCAACCTGCGTCACGACCGCGAAGCCGAACGCCGCGAACGCTATGCCCGCATCCTCTGCGAGAAACGAGCCCGCGAAGGCGCCAACTTCCAGGAAGCCAACGACAAGATGTTCGAACGCAACTACTTCGGTATGATGATGGTAGAAACCGGTGAAGCCGATGCATTTGTTACCGGACTGTACACCAAGTATTCCAACACCATCAAGGTGGCCAAGGAAGTCATCGGCATCCAGCCGGGATACAAACATTTCGGTACCATGCACATCCTGAACTCCAAGAAAGGCACCTATTTCATTGCCGATACCCTGATTAATCGTCATCCGGATACCGATACCCTGATTGACATTGCCAAGCTGTCGGCCAAAGCCGTACGTTTCTTCAATCAGGAACCCGTGATGGCCATGCTGTCCTACTCCAATTTCGGTTCCGACACTGAAGGTAGCCCGGCCAAGGTACACGAAGCTGTGAGCCAGCTCCATCAGGAATACCCCGACTTGGCTATCGATGGCGAAATGCAAGTGAAATTTGCCCTGAACAATGCACTCCGTGACGAGAAATATCCTTTCACCCGCTTGAAAGGAAAGGAAGTGAACACACTGGTATTCCCGAACCTGAGCTCTGCCAACGCCACCTACCAGCTTATCCAAAGCATGAGCGAAACGGAGGTCATCGGCCCGATTCAGATGGGATTGAACAAACCGATTCACTTTACAGACATCGAGAGCTCCGTGCGCGACATCGTCAATATCACCGCCATTGCCTGCATCGATGCCATCGTCGACAAAAAGAAAAAAGCGCAATAA
- a CDS encoding NADP-specific glutamate dehydrogenase: MNAAKVLEDLKRRFPNEPEYHQAVEEVLGTIEEEYNKHPEFDKVNLIERLCIPDRVYQFRVTWMDDKGNIRTNMGYRVQHNNAIGPYKGGIRFHSSVNLGILKFLAFEQTFKNSLTTLPMGGGKGGSDFSPRGKSNAEVMRFCQAFMLELWRHIGPETDVPAGDIGVGGREVGYMFGMYKKLTREFSGVLTGKGREFGGSLIRPEATGYGNIYFLLEMLKTRNIDIKGKTCLVSGSGNVAQYTVEKLIQLGAKVVTMSDSDGYIYDPDGIDREKLDYIMELKNLYRGRIREYAEKYGCKYVAGARPWNEKADIALPSATQNEINGDDAKALIANGVFAVSEGANMPSTPEAIRVFQEAKILYAPGKAANAGGVSVSGLEMTQNSIKLSWTQEEVDEKLKSIMKNIHEACVKYGTEPDGYINYVKGANVAGFMKVANAMMAQGIV; the protein is encoded by the coding sequence ATGAATGCAGCGAAAGTTCTGGAAGATCTGAAAAGAAGATTCCCCAATGAACCTGAGTATCATCAGGCAGTAGAAGAAGTGTTAGGAACCATCGAAGAGGAATACAACAAACATCCCGAATTCGATAAAGTCAACTTGATTGAACGTCTTTGTATTCCCGACCGCGTATATCAGTTCCGCGTCACTTGGATGGACGACAAAGGCAACATCCGCACCAACATGGGTTACCGCGTACAACACAACAACGCCATTGGCCCGTACAAAGGCGGTATCCGTTTCCATAGTTCCGTAAATCTGGGAATCCTGAAGTTCCTGGCTTTTGAACAGACCTTCAAGAACTCACTGACCACTCTTCCGATGGGTGGTGGTAAAGGCGGCTCCGATTTCTCTCCGCGTGGCAAGTCCAACGCCGAAGTCATGCGTTTCTGCCAAGCCTTCATGTTAGAATTGTGGCGCCACATCGGTCCTGAAACCGACGTTCCTGCCGGTGATATCGGTGTAGGCGGTCGCGAAGTAGGCTACATGTTCGGTATGTACAAGAAACTGACCCGCGAGTTCAGTGGCGTACTGACGGGTAAAGGCCGTGAATTCGGTGGTTCACTCATCCGTCCGGAAGCTACCGGTTATGGTAACATCTACTTCCTGCTCGAAATGCTGAAAACCCGTAACATCGACATCAAGGGCAAGACCTGTCTGGTATCCGGTTCCGGTAACGTAGCACAATACACCGTAGAAAAACTGATTCAGCTGGGAGCCAAAGTAGTCACCATGTCCGACTCCGACGGTTACATCTACGACCCGGACGGCATCGACCGCGAGAAACTGGACTACATCATGGAGCTGAAGAACCTCTACCGCGGACGTATCCGTGAATATGCAGAAAAATACGGCTGCAAGTACGTAGCAGGTGCCCGTCCATGGAATGAAAAAGCCGACATTGCCCTTCCTTCTGCCACTCAGAACGAAATCAACGGCGACGATGCGAAAGCTTTGATTGCGAACGGCGTGTTTGCCGTATCCGAAGGAGCCAACATGCCTTCTACTCCGGAAGCTATCCGAGTGTTCCAGGAAGCCAAGATTCTCTACGCTCCGGGTAAGGCAGCCAATGCAGGTGGTGTATCTGTATCCGGTCTGGAAATGACACAGAACTCCATCAAGCTGAGCTGGACACAGGAAGAAGTGGACGAAAAGCTGAAGAGCATCATGAAGAACATCCACGAAGCCTGCGTGAAATACGGTACGGAACCCGACGGTTACATCAACTATGTGAAGGGTGCCAACGTAGCCGGATTCATGAAAGTGGCCAATGCCATGATGGCCCAAGGTATTGTATAA
- a CDS encoding efflux RND transporter periplasmic adaptor subunit encodes MSTKRNRSLSSSRVAFYALTLSVLTACGGQGGMKMGDDEFAVEAVAFTSSNQSTQYPATIKGLQDIEIRPQVSGFIVKLCVDEGATVHKGQALFQIDPTQYKAAYDQAKASVASAKANLETVTSTEANKKMLHEQKIISDFEYQTAVNNLLSAKANLAQAEAAYSAAKQNLGFCTVTSPSDGVIGTFPYRVGALVSPSVAEPLTTVSQIGDMYVYFSMTEKQLLALTRAGGTLKEQLEKMPAVKLQLADGTMYSEEGKIDAVSGVIDQSTGSVSMRAIFPNKQNVLRSGGMANVVFPYTMSDVILIPQTATQEIQDKKFVYVLQSDNTIKHTEVQISNLNDGKNYIVTGGLKPGDKIVIEGVQTLSDGQKITPITPAEKEAKYQKALQDQKDGNIQTAFN; translated from the coding sequence ATGAGCACAAAAAGAAACAGAAGTCTTTCTTCTAGCCGAGTGGCATTCTATGCATTGACTCTTTCGGTTCTGACTGCCTGTGGGGGTCAGGGGGGTATGAAAATGGGTGATGACGAATTTGCGGTAGAGGCAGTAGCATTTACTTCCAGCAATCAGTCTACTCAGTACCCGGCAACAATCAAGGGTTTACAGGATATCGAAATCCGTCCTCAAGTTTCAGGTTTTATTGTAAAATTGTGTGTGGATGAAGGTGCGACCGTTCACAAAGGACAGGCGTTGTTCCAGATTGACCCGACACAGTACAAGGCTGCATACGACCAGGCGAAGGCAAGTGTGGCTTCAGCCAAGGCAAACCTGGAAACAGTGACTTCTACGGAGGCCAACAAGAAGATGCTGCACGAACAGAAGATTATCAGTGACTTTGAATATCAGACAGCGGTAAATAACCTGCTTTCTGCAAAGGCGAATCTGGCCCAGGCGGAAGCTGCTTATTCGGCTGCCAAACAAAACTTGGGATTCTGTACGGTGACCAGCCCTTCGGACGGTGTAATCGGCACATTCCCGTATCGTGTGGGTGCGCTGGTTAGTCCGTCGGTAGCTGAACCGCTGACCACAGTATCTCAGATTGGCGATATGTATGTGTATTTTTCCATGACTGAAAAGCAGTTGCTGGCCTTGACTCGTGCAGGAGGCACATTGAAGGAACAGCTGGAAAAGATGCCGGCAGTGAAATTGCAGCTGGCAGATGGAACCATGTATTCAGAAGAGGGTAAGATTGACGCTGTAAGTGGAGTTATTGACCAGAGTACTGGTTCTGTAAGCATGCGTGCCATTTTCCCGAACAAGCAGAACGTACTGCGTAGTGGGGGTATGGCAAACGTGGTATTCCCTTACACGATGAGTGATGTCATTCTGATTCCTCAAACAGCCACTCAGGAAATTCAGGACAAGAAGTTTGTGTATGTGTTGCAGTCAGACAATACTATCAAACATACGGAAGTGCAGATTTCCAACTTGAACGATGGAAAGAATTACATCGTGACAGGTGGTTTGAAACCGGGCGACAAGATTGTAATCGAAGGCGTTCAGACATTGAGCGACGGACAGAAAATCACTCCGATTACTCCGGCTGAAAAGGAAGCTAAATATCAGAAGGCTTTGCAGGATCAGAAGGATGGTAACATTCAGACTGCTTTCAATTAA
- a CDS encoding DUF4493 domain-containing protein has protein sequence MKKNIVYILLGIFLLASCQQENEIPSGKGYLSVEGIELQSQVVTEVASRAVDESLTVDLYKGEQFVRTLTPEEMQNKIELEPATDYMLKAYSANYGEESAWDNETKGEPVYYKEVSFVVTEGATTAVKVQVPMVTFAVCLNLTEVTGDWLQGYTFTVTSGNRSVALQDGETAYFPYSDSFNYQLSVTNSDGESKEQSGSWGTENGKTVEQNTVYTVTYNWATQKLAVE, from the coding sequence ATGAAAAAGAATATAGTATATATTTTATTGGGAATTTTTCTGCTGGCAAGCTGTCAGCAGGAAAATGAAATTCCTTCAGGAAAAGGTTATTTGTCTGTAGAAGGGATTGAATTGCAGTCGCAAGTGGTGACGGAAGTCGCTTCGCGTGCGGTGGATGAAAGTTTGACTGTAGATTTGTATAAAGGAGAGCAATTTGTTCGTACTTTGACTCCGGAAGAGATGCAAAACAAAATTGAATTGGAGCCGGCTACCGATTATATGCTGAAAGCGTATAGTGCAAACTATGGAGAGGAGTCTGCTTGGGACAATGAAACCAAAGGAGAACCTGTCTATTATAAGGAGGTGTCTTTTGTAGTGACAGAAGGCGCCACAACTGCTGTGAAGGTGCAGGTACCCATGGTCACTTTTGCGGTTTGTTTGAATTTGACGGAGGTGACGGGCGACTGGCTGCAAGGTTATACTTTTACCGTGACTTCCGGGAATCGGTCGGTTGCACTTCAAGATGGCGAAACGGCTTATTTCCCTTATTCGGATTCCTTTAATTATCAGTTGTCAGTGACTAATTCGGATGGAGAATCAAAGGAACAGTCGGGTAGTTGGGGAACGGAGAATGGAAAAACGGTGGAACAGAATACGGTGTATACCGTGACTTATAACTGGGCTACACAGAAGTTGGCAGTAGAATAA